Sequence from the Methanocalculus alkaliphilus genome:
CAGTCAGGATATCGGTCCGGGTGACGATACCTATCAGCTGGCCGTCCTCGACGACAGGGATCCGGCCGATATTCTGCATCGCCATAATCTTCAGCGCCTCGGTGACGGATGCCGTCGGCGGAAGCGTCGTAACCGGCTGGCGGCTCATGACGTCGCGGACCTGCATCGCCTCACGGTCGATCTCCCCGGTCCGGTGAATGTCTGCAAGTGCGATGATCCCGATCAGCTCTCCCCTGTCAACAACAGGAAAACCGAGGTGTTTTGTCGAGTACATCAGCCTGATCACCTCATGCAGGGGCATCGTTGGTTCAACAACGCGGAGATCAGTGGACATGATCTCACCGACACTCACATCCTGGAGGAGGAAGTTGGTCGTCACCATCGAGGACTCCTGGCCTGCACCGACATAGATGAAGAAGGCGATGATGATCAGGAGGAAATTAAAGGAGAGAAGTCCGACGATACCAAAAAGGATGGCAAATCCGCGTCCGATATCTGAGGCGATCCGGGTCGCCTGATGAAGGGGCATCCGTTTTGCGAGCCATGCACGGAGGACGCGCCCTCCATCCATCGGGAATGCGGGGAGGAGATTGAACCCGAAGAGGAGGACATTGAGGAGCGCAAGATAGCCAAAACCATAGACGAGGACCCCGGCGACCGGCGCAGATATGACGACAGCATCGACGACATAGACGAGGATAAAACTGAGAATCCCAAGGCCAAGGCTCGTCAGGGGGCCGGCAAGTGCCATCGGGAGCTCAACCTTCGGATCAGGGAGGGTCTCCTCCATCGAGGCGACACCGCCGAAGATGATCAGGGTGATCGAGTTGATTTTGATGCCTTTGGCTCGTGCGATAAGGGAATGGGCGAGTTCGTGGACAAATACACAGAAGAAGAGTGAGAGCGCAACCAGTGCACCCAGGATATACGGGATATATTCCTGTGTGATAATCGTCCGATCAATCGGTATTCCGAATAAACCTTCGATCAGGTCAACGGTCAGGCCGATCTGGCTGCCGATGATCCATGCAAAGAGAGGGATGACGAGTAAAAATGTGAAATGTAGACGAACAGGTATGCCAAAAACCCTTCCTATCTCCAGCGATCCATCCATGAAAAGGATTATCTTTTTTAAGTATTTAGTATATATCTTGAACAGATAGCTATGAAGTGGCAGATTACCGATCTCTTTGGCATGAGCGTCTACACCGACAGAGCAGTCTTCATCGGCAATGTCGAGGATGTCATTATTGATGTCGATAACAAGAAGATGGCATCACTTGCAATCACAAAGATTAATCCCGATATTATCGATCTGAAGGCGTTTAAGGGTGTCAAGATACCATATCGCCTCATAAAGGAAGTATCCGATATTGTTCTGATCCGTCATATTCCTGGGGCATTCAAGACGTCTGCCGCTCGGGACCAGTCTGAATGAAGGACCGGGAGATCTTCTCTGCACTTCGGACGACTGCCCCCTGCTTCATCAGGCTGGACGGGCGATCATTTCGCAGTACAGCCCGGGCTTTGGCGCTCACCAAACCGTTTGATCTGAGGCTTGCAGAGGCAATGGAGGCGGTTGCATCGCTCCTTCTTGGAAGGAGCGGCCTCTCATTCCAGTTCGCCTATACCTTCTCCGATGAGATCAATCTCTTTCTCAGAACGCTTCCATTCGAGGGGCGTATCGAGAAGCTCGATTCGGTTGCCGCATCATATGCTGCAAGCGCGCTGACCCTGAGCCTCGGATTAGAAGAGCCGGTCGCATTTGATGCACGCATCATACCGGTATCTGATGATATTGCCGTTGAGTATCTCATCTGGAGACAGAAGGAGGCGTGGAGAAACCACAATAATGCATACTGCCAGTGGGCACTCGGAGAAGAAGGGTACTCACCGGCAGAAGCCCAGGAGAGACTCCACAGGATGAACACACCGGCGATGCATGAGATGATGTATTCGCGGGGGATAAACCTTGCAGAGACACCCGCATGGCAGAGGCGGGGGATCATCGTCTGCAGAAGAGAAGAAGAGTATCAGGGGTATAATCCGGTAACCGGAGAAGAGACGGTGACAATACGATCACGGATCGTCCCGGACAGAAACCCCCCGGTCTTTCATACGGAAGAGGGGAGGGAGCTCCTCTCTTCACTCCTTATCTGAGGGAATAAGGGCTATCCGAACGGGTATCCCTTCAATATCCCATTCTGTTGCGAGACCGCCGGATCCATGATCATCACCCTTCTCCCGGGTAAAGAGGAGAGATGATGCCCGGATCTCTCCGGCGATCCAGTCCCCGGACCCTTCAAGGAGCCCGAGAATACGCGGTTCTCCGATGAAGATCGTCGCCCTGATCGTCTCTTCAACGGCAAGATCCATCTGTTTGCGCATCTCCTGAACACGCCGGATCACCTCGCGTGCATATCCTTCCGCCTCGAGATCATCGGTGAGGGTGACATCGATGTAGATCGTCGCATCGGGCATCTGCGCTGAGAATACATTTTCCGGTAGCTTTTCACTGAAGGCAACGTGATCCGGTGTTATTGCAACCTCACGATCCCCGATTGGGATCATTGCCGAACCACTTTTTTGTATCTGCGCACGAAGGGCGGTCCCGTCAGCCTCCTCAATGGCACGTTTCAGGAGCGGGCCCTCTTTCCCAAACTCCGGACCAATCTTCTTCATCTGCGGCTCAGCGGTCCAGAGGATCCGATCCCATGTTCCGGAGACGACGGTGATATCCCTGCAGTTGGCGCGTGCCTTGCAGAGGGTGAGGAGAGAGTCGATGGCCTCTTTCACCTGATCACTCTCTGTAACGATGATAACCTCCCCGACCGGCCAGCGGAGTTTCCTCTTTCCGGCCTGCCTCGCATTGGCAATCGCATCATCAAAGGACTGGACGACACGCATCGCCCCTTCGATGTCAGGATTGATGAGAGACGCATCAGGTGCCACCCAGTCGAGCATATGCACACTCTCCGGATCCCCGGCAAGCTTCAGGTTTCTGTACATCTTCTCGGCGAGGTGCGGGATGATGGGGGCGGCAACCCGGACAAGCGACCGCATCACATAGTACATCGTCTCATAGGCCTGCTGCTTGCTCTCAGACTCCTCTTCAAGCCACATCCTCTGCCGGACCAGCTGAACATACCAGCGGGAGAGATCATCGACGATGAAGGTCTGGAGACGGCGTGTTGCCCGGTGAATCTGGTACTCATCCATCGCCTCGCTGAATTCGGAGATGAGTGAGTTCATCCTGGAGATCAGCCAGCGATCCTCAACCGCACCCGAGGACGCAATCACAGCAATGGCAGAGGGATCATAGACCCCGTCTGCATCAGCCGCCGGTGAAAAGCCGTCGAGGCGCATATACGGAATCGGGAACCGGTAGACATTCCAGAGGATGTTCAATGCCCGGTGAACCGTCCGGACACCCTCCCAGTTGAACTTCAGATCATCCCATGGAGCACTTGCAGAGAGGATATAGAACCGCAGAACATCGACACCGAATTTCCCGATGACCTCTTCGGGAGTGACGACGTTTCCGAAGCTCTTTGACATCTTCTTCCCCTGTGCATCGAGGGCAAATCCGTGCATCAGGACCTTTTTGTATGCCGGCTGCCCAAACGCGATCTGAGAGAGGCAGAGTTGCGAATAGAACCATCCCCTGGTCTGATCCTGCCCTTCCGTGATGAAGTCGGCAGGCCATAGTTTCTCAAATGCCTCTTTCTCACCCGGATAGCTGAGTGTTGCCCATGATGCCACTCCTGAATCGAACCAGACATCGAAGATATCCTCGACCCGCCGCATCGTTCCCCCGCAGGTACAGGGTATGGTGATCGCATCGACCATCGGGCGATGGGGGTCGGTGATGGCCATCCCTGAACGCTCCTCAAGTTCAGAGAATCTCCCGATGACCGTGTATTCATCACAGGAGGGGCAGACCCAGACCGGGATCGGAATCCCCCAGTATCTCTGGCGGGAGATACACCAGTCACGCACCCCGTCAATCCAGTCATGGAACCGGGCACTCCCCGCCCAGTCAGGATACCAGGTCACATCATCCCTGATAGAGGTGAGCATCTTCTCCTTCGCCTCGCTTGCCCTGATGAACCACTGTGAGGTGGCACGGAAGATGTTTGGAGCCTTGCACCGCCAGCAGTGGCCGTACCGGTGGGTCAGCTTCTTCTCGGCGATGAGGGCCGGGCCAAGGGCCCTGACAATATCCTTATTCGTCTGGGGCTCCTTGACCGGGCGGCCGGCAAATGCCCCCGCCTCTTCGGTAAATGACCCTGTCCCATCGACCGGGCAGACGATCGGAAGATTCTCCTTCATTCCGAGGACATAGTCATCCCATCCATGGCCGGGAGCGATATGGACCATCCCGGAATGCTCCATCGCAACAAAATCGGCTGCGACAACGCGGTGGGGGATCGAGGCCTGCATCGGGACGGCATCAAGGAGCGGAGAGTCATAGGCGGTTCCGACCAGGTCAGACCCCGTCTTTGTCCCGAGTATCTCGTAATCCTGGTATCTGCCTGCCTTCAGGATACCTTCGACAAGCTCCTCGGCAATCCAGAGAATATCGGATGCCCCGTCCCGTATGGCGCGGACCCGTGCATATACTGCCTCGGCAGAGACGGCGACGGCGACATTGGCCGGGAGTGTCCATGGTGTCGTCGTCCAGATGACGAGATACTCATCGGTGAGACCCTGTATCGGGAACTTCACATAGATCGACGGATCGGTCTCGTCCCAGTACTCAACCTCCGCATCGGCGATGGCAGTCTCGCATCGTGGGCACCAGTTGACGACACGGTACCCACGCTCAAGCATCCCTTCTTCACTGACACGCTTGAGCGTAAACCAGGCAGCCTCAATATAGTCATCCGAGATGGTCTGATACGGGTTCTCAAAGTCAAGCCAGACCCCGAGATCTGAGAACTGCCGGCTCATGATCTCTTTATGCGTGACGGCGAAGTCCCTGCATTTTTCAACGAATTTCCCGATCCCGAAGGTCTCAATATCTTTTTTGGATTCAAAACCAAGCTCGTTCTCGACACGCACCTCAATCGGGAGGCCATGCATATCATACCCTGCGCGGTCGATGACATCGAGGCCATGCATCCGGTGGTACCGCAGGATGGCATCCTTGAGGATCTTGTTCCAAGCGGTTCCGAGATGAATGTACCCTGTGGTATAGGGAGGACCATCAACAAAGAAGAATGGGCGTCCGTTTTTCCTCAGTTCCTTTACTTTTTTGTAGGTATCCTCAGCACTCCAGAATGCCCGTGCCTCCTCCTCAACCCCATGCGGGGTATAGCTGCCTGTGACGTCTTCCACCTGGATCCCTCGATCTGCTCTGTTCTCGTATACGTTGGGTGGAGGCAGACAAAGGGTTTTCCACAGTCATCAGGAGGGGGCAAGGTGATCACCCTCCGCCGTCCCCCTCCTGTTTATGATGAATTTGTAGATCTCCATTACCAGCAGAACGCTGGAGGAGAGGAGGATCACCATCACCCATTCCCAGGCAGAGA
This genomic interval carries:
- a CDS encoding CBS domain-containing protein translates to MDGSLEIGRVFGIPVRLHFTFLLVIPLFAWIIGSQIGLTVDLIEGLFGIPIDRTIITQEYIPYILGALVALSLFFCVFVHELAHSLIARAKGIKINSITLIIFGGVASMEETLPDPKVELPMALAGPLTSLGLGILSFILVYVVDAVVISAPVAGVLVYGFGYLALLNVLLFGFNLLPAFPMDGGRVLRAWLAKRMPLHQATRIASDIGRGFAILFGIVGLLSFNFLLIIIAFFIYVGAGQESSMVTTNFLLQDVSVGEIMSTDLRVVEPTMPLHEVIRLMYSTKHLGFPVVDRGELIGIIALADIHRTGEIDREAMQVRDVMSRQPVTTLPPTASVTEALKIMAMQNIGRIPVVEDGQLIGIVTRTDILTVLELKEMN
- a CDS encoding PRC-barrel domain-containing protein, whose protein sequence is MKWQITDLFGMSVYTDRAVFIGNVEDVIIDVDNKKMASLAITKINPDIIDLKAFKGVKIPYRLIKEVSDIVLIRHIPGAFKTSAARDQSE
- a CDS encoding tRNA(His) guanylyltransferase Thg1 family protein; this translates as MKDREIFSALRTTAPCFIRLDGRSFRSTARALALTKPFDLRLAEAMEAVASLLLGRSGLSFQFAYTFSDEINLFLRTLPFEGRIEKLDSVAASYAASALTLSLGLEEPVAFDARIIPVSDDIAVEYLIWRQKEAWRNHNNAYCQWALGEEGYSPAEAQERLHRMNTPAMHEMMYSRGINLAETPAWQRRGIIVCRREEEYQGYNPVTGEETVTIRSRIVPDRNPPVFHTEEGRELLSSLLI
- the ileS gene encoding isoleucine--tRNA ligase; the encoded protein is MEDVTGSYTPHGVEEEARAFWSAEDTYKKVKELRKNGRPFFFVDGPPYTTGYIHLGTAWNKILKDAILRYHRMHGLDVIDRAGYDMHGLPIEVRVENELGFESKKDIETFGIGKFVEKCRDFAVTHKEIMSRQFSDLGVWLDFENPYQTISDDYIEAAWFTLKRVSEEGMLERGYRVVNWCPRCETAIADAEVEYWDETDPSIYVKFPIQGLTDEYLVIWTTTPWTLPANVAVAVSAEAVYARVRAIRDGASDILWIAEELVEGILKAGRYQDYEILGTKTGSDLVGTAYDSPLLDAVPMQASIPHRVVAADFVAMEHSGMVHIAPGHGWDDYVLGMKENLPIVCPVDGTGSFTEEAGAFAGRPVKEPQTNKDIVRALGPALIAEKKLTHRYGHCWRCKAPNIFRATSQWFIRASEAKEKMLTSIRDDVTWYPDWAGSARFHDWIDGVRDWCISRQRYWGIPIPVWVCPSCDEYTVIGRFSELEERSGMAITDPHRPMVDAITIPCTCGGTMRRVEDIFDVWFDSGVASWATLSYPGEKEAFEKLWPADFITEGQDQTRGWFYSQLCLSQIAFGQPAYKKVLMHGFALDAQGKKMSKSFGNVVTPEEVIGKFGVDVLRFYILSASAPWDDLKFNWEGVRTVHRALNILWNVYRFPIPYMRLDGFSPAADADGVYDPSAIAVIASSGAVEDRWLISRMNSLISEFSEAMDEYQIHRATRRLQTFIVDDLSRWYVQLVRQRMWLEEESESKQQAYETMYYVMRSLVRVAAPIIPHLAEKMYRNLKLAGDPESVHMLDWVAPDASLINPDIEGAMRVVQSFDDAIANARQAGKRKLRWPVGEVIIVTESDQVKEAIDSLLTLCKARANCRDITVVSGTWDRILWTAEPQMKKIGPEFGKEGPLLKRAIEEADGTALRAQIQKSGSAMIPIGDREVAITPDHVAFSEKLPENVFSAQMPDATIYIDVTLTDDLEAEGYAREVIRRVQEMRKQMDLAVEETIRATIFIGEPRILGLLEGSGDWIAGEIRASSLLFTREKGDDHGSGGLATEWDIEGIPVRIALIPSDKE